A window from Cytobacillus sp. IB215665 encodes these proteins:
- a CDS encoding cytochrome c-type biogenesis protein CcmH, translating to MYLKGLRRKDGEMMKRLFILTGLLILLFSSSTYAAEGVDYSSAQFQSIVAMLAMEGHAGDDLATCPVKQEYYEEVAQMMQEGMNKEEILNFYVEEIGEEALSAPLKQGFSLSAWVTPFIVLIVAGVIVFTVIRSWIKKNNSAHSITTDEALRDENTDAVLREMINKERKKLF from the coding sequence ATGTATCTTAAGGGTTTGCGTAGAAAGGATGGGGAAATGATGAAGCGCTTATTCATTTTAACTGGGCTTCTTATACTTTTATTTTCTTCCAGTACCTATGCAGCAGAAGGTGTTGATTATAGTTCTGCACAATTTCAGAGCATTGTTGCAATGCTTGCCATGGAAGGACATGCGGGGGATGATCTTGCTACTTGCCCTGTTAAGCAAGAATATTACGAAGAAGTTGCTCAAATGATGCAAGAAGGGATGAACAAGGAAGAGATCTTAAATTTCTATGTTGAGGAAATTGGTGAAGAGGCATTGTCAGCCCCATTAAAGCAAGGGTTTAGCCTTTCTGCATGGGTCACACCGTTTATCGTATTGATTGTAGCTGGAGTGATTGTATTTACAGTAATTCGTAGTTGGATCAAAAAAAATAACAGTGCTCATTCAATAACAACTGATGAAGCTTTACGTGACGAGAACACCGATGCAGTTTTAAGAGAAATGATTAATAAAGAAAGAAAAAAGCTTTTCTAG
- a CDS encoding ABC transporter ATP-binding protein: MIKTSLLTKKIGEKEILRGVNLSVKEGETIALLGPNGAGKSTVLKIISGLMDATSGEVLINNLKLKANEEVIKTKIGFLSHSSFLYEHLSPIENLVYYGKLYNVEDIEIRAKELASMVGLSLFMHEPVRSFSRGMLQRIAIARAIIHSPSILLLDEPHTGLDQRAVSILNNVILQLKREGTTIIMVTHDFHQLIETCDKAIVMKQGLLIGDFAISGAKNVKEINETYAGMVS, from the coding sequence GTGATAAAAACATCTTTGCTAACGAAAAAGATAGGGGAGAAAGAGATTCTACGTGGAGTCAATCTATCAGTAAAAGAAGGAGAAACGATCGCTTTACTAGGTCCTAATGGAGCTGGGAAAAGTACCGTATTAAAAATAATTAGTGGATTAATGGATGCGACATCTGGTGAAGTGTTGATAAATAATTTGAAGCTAAAAGCGAACGAAGAGGTTATTAAGACAAAAATAGGATTCTTATCACATAGCAGTTTCTTATATGAACACTTGTCGCCGATTGAAAATCTAGTTTATTACGGGAAGCTCTATAATGTAGAAGATATTGAGATAAGAGCAAAAGAACTCGCTTCTATGGTAGGTTTAAGCTTATTTATGCACGAGCCTGTTCGCTCATTTTCAAGAGGAATGCTACAAAGAATTGCGATTGCTAGAGCGATTATTCATTCACCTAGTATTCTACTTCTAGATGAACCACATACTGGTTTAGATCAACGGGCAGTTTCAATTTTAAATAATGTTATTTTGCAATTGAAGCGGGAAGGTACAACTATAATTATGGTTACACATGATTTCCATCAACTCATAGAAACATGTGATAAAGCAATCGTGATGAAACAAGGATTGTTAATTGGTGATTTTGCTATTTCAGGTGCAAAAAATGTGAAAGAAATTAATGAAACATATGCAGGAATGGTGAGTTAA
- a CDS encoding heme exporter protein CcmB, which yields MIKLLKSAWIIAWKDIYSEWKTKQLLSTMLIFSGLVIVTFSFAFDPTSNAVKAVVPGMVWVITIFSGILGLNRSFLAEKNQDSLHGMIIAPIDPSSIYFGKMLANFIFVLLVQLISIPLLFILFDFRLLGNVPLFLGVIFLGTFGFISVGTFLAALTANSRSSEMLLPIVLFPIVSPIIIAAVQATKILLVNLENLSSAISWMQLMIGYDLVFFVICFLLFEYVMEV from the coding sequence ATGATTAAACTATTAAAATCTGCATGGATAATCGCTTGGAAAGATATATATTCTGAGTGGAAAACAAAACAACTATTAAGTACTATGTTAATCTTTTCAGGTCTTGTTATTGTGACCTTTAGCTTTGCATTTGACCCTACGAGTAATGCTGTCAAAGCAGTGGTACCTGGAATGGTATGGGTCATTACTATCTTTTCTGGAATATTAGGGTTAAACCGCTCATTTTTAGCTGAAAAAAATCAAGATAGCTTACATGGAATGATTATTGCACCTATTGATCCTTCAAGTATTTATTTTGGCAAAATGCTCGCTAACTTCATTTTTGTGCTATTAGTTCAATTGATTTCTATACCATTATTATTTATCTTATTTGATTTTCGCTTACTAGGAAACGTTCCCTTATTTTTAGGAGTTATCTTTTTAGGAACTTTTGGTTTTATAAGCGTTGGTACATTTTTAGCTGCATTAACTGCTAATTCAAGGAGTAGTGAAATGCTATTACCGATTGTCTTATTTCCTATAGTTAGTCCGATTATTATTGCAGCTGTGCAGGCAACAAAAATATTGCTAGTTAATCTTGAGAATTTATCAAGTGCTATATCGTGGATGCAATTGATGATTGGTTATGATCTTGTATTTTTTGTTATTTGTTTCTTATTATTTGAATATGTGATGGAGGTGTAA